CTCAGGGACTCCGGGGTGGAGGTGATTGTGGCCCAGCGCAAAGGCGGGCAGCATTACCAGGATGCGGTGGATGACGGTTTTGAGCCTGTGAATGCCGCTGAAGGCGCGAAGGCCGGTGACGTGATCCAGCTCCTGACCCAGGATGTCTTGCAGGCACAGATTTACGAGGAGTCCGTGAAGCCCCATTTGAAGGAAGGCGACGCGCTGGTCTTCTCTCACGGTTTCAATATCCGCTTCCGTTCGATTGTGCCCCCGGAGAATGTGGATGTCTTTATGGTGGCGCCCAAGGGTCCGGGCAGCCTGGTGCGGCGTCAATACGAGATCGGCCGGGGGGTTCCGGCTTTGGTGGCTGTGGAGCAGGACTTCACCGGTGAAGCCAAACAGACGGCCTTGGCTTATGCCAAAGCGATCGGCGGAACGCGCGCGGGCGTTATTGAAACAACCTTTGCCGAAGAGACTGAGACAGATCTCTTTGGCGAGCAAGCAGTGCTTTGCGGCGGCACGAGTGAACTCATCCTTGCGGGCTTCGAGACACTCATTAATGCGGGATATCAGCCGGAGATTGCCTACTTTGAATGCCTGCACGAGCTCAAACTCATTGTAGACATGATCTACGAGCAGGGCATTCGGGGCATGCGCCAGCGCGTTTCGGATACGGCCAAGTACGGCGACCTGACGCGCGGCCCCCGTGTGATTAACGACAAGACGCGTGAGGAGATGAAAAAAATTCTCCAAGAGATCCAGTCAGGCAAGTTTGCCCAGGAATGGATCCAGGAGAACAAGGATGGCGGAAAGCGTTTCCGTGAATTACT
The nucleotide sequence above comes from Candidatus Omnitrophota bacterium. Encoded proteins:
- the ilvC gene encoding ketol-acid reductoisomerase, which produces MANVYYDDDADLKYLDGKKVTIIGYGIQGRGQALNLRDSGVEVIVAQRKGGQHYQDAVDDGFEPVNAAEGAKAGDVIQLLTQDVLQAQIYEESVKPHLKEGDALVFSHGFNIRFRSIVPPENVDVFMVAPKGPGSLVRRQYEIGRGVPALVAVEQDFTGEAKQTALAYAKAIGGTRAGVIETTFAEETETDLFGEQAVLCGGTSELILAGFETLINAGYQPEIAYFECLHELKLIVDMIYEQGIRGMRQRVSDTAKYGDLTRGPRVINDKTREEMKKILQEIQSGKFAQEWIQENKDGGKRFRELLERNKNHQIEQVGESLRELMSWTKEEVKS